The Labilibaculum sp. sequence CCTTTTTTAATGAGGAGGCCGAGGCCGAAAAACATTTTAATGCTGTAGAAAGGAGATACAATGATTTAAAAATGTTGGTGGAAGATGTGGAGAGTAAACCAAGTATTCTTTCGGGCTATAATTTTAAAGGCACTTGGTATATGCCAGGCGGACAAAGCTACTTAGCGCAATTCCTTCGCGACGGAAAAGCAGATTATTGTTGGTTTTCTGATAGCACCAGTGGCAGTATGCCATTAAGTTTTGAGATTGTTTTCGATAAGCAGGGAGAAGCAGATATTTGGTTTGGCCCCGGACAATGCAGAACTTTGGAGGATATGAAAAACATGGATGAGCGTTACACTTTATTTCGATCATATAAAACAGCTCATGTTTTTTGTTCAACAAAACGAATGAAAGATAGCGGCGCCAACGATTGGTTTGAGTCTGGTGTAATGCAACCCGATGTTGTGTTTAAAGATGTGATTAAGATTTTACATCCTGAATTGCTGCCAAATTATGAATTGTATTACTATCAACAATTGAAATAGGAGAGCTATGCTGTTGAATAAAAATGGAAGATTGTTTTCGCTTGTATTTGGGATACTATTCCTTCTCATTTGTGGAGTTTTCCTGTTGGATTTGATATACGGAAGTGTAAATATTCCCTTTAAAAAGGTGTTTGCAATTCTATATGGTGCTGATGTGAAAAACTCATGGAACTACATCATTTTAAATTTTCGATTACCGAAAGCTTTAACTGCCATTTTTGTTGGAGCCGGATTATCGGTTACAGGCTTAATGATGCAGACACTTTTCAGAAATCCATTGGCAGGACCTTACGTTTTGGGAATTAGTTCCGGAGCAAGTTTGGGAGTTGCTTTAATGGTAATGGCATCGGCTTTAATGCCGGTTGCTTTTGGTGTAATTTCGGCTTTTCTGGGTAGTTGGGCTTTGGTTGTTGCTGCTGTTTTAGGTGCATCATTAGTATTTATGCTGGTTGCTTTGGCCTCTCTTAAAATATCCGATAGTGTTTCATTGCTGATTATCGGGATCATGTTTGGAAGTATCACCGGTGCTGTAGTAAATATTCTGCAATACTTTAGTGATCCGGAGCAAATACAAAGTTTTATAATATGGACTTTTGGTAGTTTGGCAGGTGTTACATGGACCGAAATGAAAGTAATGGTACCCATTGTTTTTAGTGGCTTGATCATTGCTTTTTTTCTGATAAAACCATTGGACGCACTTTTGTTGGGCGAGAATTATGCGCGGGGAGTTGGAATATCAGTTAATAAGACTCGTATAGCCGTTATTATTAGTACAGCATTAATTGCAGGAACATTAACCGCATTTACTGGTCCTATTGCTTTTGTTGGTGTTGCAGTGCCGCATATTGCACGATCTATTTTCAGAACCGCAAGTCATAAAGTACTAATGCCGGCGGTAATATTAATTGGTGCGGCTATTATGCTTGCTTGTGATATTATTTCTCAAATACCTGGAAATCAGAATACATTACCAATTAATTCGGTAACAGCATTGTTTGGAGGGCCGGTTGTAATTTGGGTGATTATGCGTAGTAGAAATGTGAAGGCTTCTTTTGCCGGGTAAGGATTGGGTTATGAGTGAAATTAAAGAAGTACAAAAAGACATATTGGTAACTCAGGATCTTTCCATTGGATACAAGCAAGGGAAAAAGGAACAGCTATGCTTGCTTTCAGATATTAACCTGACAATCAGGCGGGGCGAGATGGTCTGTCTTTTAGGACCAAACGGAGCAGGTAAATCAACTCTTATGCGAACCATTGCCGGTATTCAATCGCCTTTGGCGGGATATACCTTGGTAGAAGGAATTCCTATTCGTGATCGTAATTTTAAAGAGATTGCCCAATTGCTAAGCATCGTTTTAACTGAGCGAATTAATGTGGGAAACCTGACCGTTTACCATATCGTTTCTTTGGGTCGACATCCTTATACTTCATGGATGGGACGTTTATCGGAAGAGGATAACGATAAAATTAAATGGGCATTGGAACAAGTTGGTTTATTGCATTATGCCGATCATTTCATCAATCAGTTGAGTGATGGAGAACGGCAACGTGTGATGATTGCCAAGGCTTTGGCACAGGACACTCCGTTAATCATGCTCGATGAACCTACTGCGCATTTGGATTTACCAAACCGTGTTGACATCATGCGATTGTTGCATCGTTTGGCTCGTGAAACCAATAAGGCAATTTTACTTTCTACCCACGAATTGGATTTAGCACTTCAGGCTGCAGATGTTATTTGGCTGATGGCACGGGGGCAGACGATTAAAGTTGGTGCTCCTGAGGATTTGGTTTTGAATGGCAGTATTGAGGAAACTTTCCATAATAAATCCTTCATTTTTGATCGGAAAACAGGCAATTTTATTATGAATTACCAAAAGAAGCAAATCATTCAGCTGTTGGGTAATGATGTAATGGGGTTCTGGACGCAAAGGGCATTGTCCCGCGAAGGATATCAGGTTACCTGCGAAGAAGTTGGAAATTGTTCCGTGAAGTTAATTGAAGATTCTATGGAGTGGGAGATTCATAATAATGGGGAAACACGTAAATGCCAAAGTATACAGGACTTACTAGCTTATCTTAGAACTTCTTTTTCTGTAGATTAACTCAAAGATCATAAAATAAAAAGTGAAATGATACAAAGATTAGCTCTTGTACTGTGTATGTCATGTTTGTATGCTTGTAATCCAAGTAAAACAAGACTGAAAAATGTTGTGTCAGATGTTGAAATTAACAATGGTTATGAGTTTACCAGTTCGATATTGTATGCAAAAGGATTTACAATTGAAAAAAAAGAGAATTATAAAAAAATAAGTGTTTATAATCCTTGGAAAGAGAATGCTGTTTTGCGGGAATATGCTTTAATTCCTAGAAATGAAAGCATTCCTGATAATCTTCCTGATAATCTTATAGTAGTTAAGGTACCTGTAAATTCTGTGTGCACATTTTCTAATACACATATCGGTTCGATTGTTACGCTTGGTTTGGAGGATAAGTTGTTAGGGATGACACGAGCAGAGAAAGTTTATAATAAAAGTATCTCGGAAAAAGTAACGAGTGGCGAAATTTCAAATTTAGGCGGAGCACACAATAAGAATATTGATTTTGAGAAAATGATTGATCTGGCGCCGGAATTAGTTATTTTATCTGCCTTAAATGGGATGAAAGCGGACGAAGGTCAAATGGAAGAGCTTGGCTTTAAATTGGCATATTCCTTGAATTGGATGGAAGAAACCCCATTGGGAAGAGCTGAATGGTTGAAATTCACAGCTGCTTTTTTTAACAAAGAAAAGATGGCAGACTCTTTATTTAAGCAGATTGAAATAAACTATAAACAACTTAAGGCTAAAGTGGTAAGTCTTAAAACTAAACCAAATGTTTTGTTGGGATGGAGTTATAAGGGAATATGGTATGTTCCCGGAGGAAAGAATTATATGGTAAGCTATTTGAGGGATGCTGGAGCAAATTATTTCTTGTTTTCGGATAGTTCCCGCGGTAATATTCCGATGAGTGTAGAATCGGTTTTGGATCAATGCAGTCAAGCTGATATATGGATTTATCCCGGAACCACTAAAAGTTTAGCTGATATTGAAAATAACGGTGAAATATTTACACAATTTGCGGCCTATCAAAATAAAGAAATCTACAATATCTACAAAAGATCTAATTCTAATGGAGGGAGTGACTGGTGGGAGACCGGCAGTCTTAGACCGGATCTTGTGTTAAAGGATTTTATAAAGGTGTTGCATCCTGATTTATTAGCTCAGGACACAACATATTATATTAATAAGCTGAATTGATATAATGAACAGTAATATATTGCCTTCATTTTCAGAGAGGATCAAATAAAGTTTCTTTTATTTCTGTAGAAATTATTTTGTGCAATAAAAAAAATCATACATTTGCGTCGCATTTGGTATTTTGTTCCTCATTATTCAGGAATGAAATGAAAAGGGAATTCGGTGAAAATCCGAGACTATACCCGTAGCTGTAAGTTCTAAAAAGAGCTTTTTGAAAGTCCTATGCCACTGTTCCGATTTTGGAATGGGAAGGCCTCAAAAAGTAGAACAAGTCAGAAGACCTGCCTTTGCAATCAATTTTTAGTCATTGCTTTCGGGAAAAAGAGCAAGTGAACGAAAACTTTATCGAACATTGATACAAGGATTGATCTACCATAACCGGTTTTCTATGTCATGTTGTGAAATTTTCTTTTAGCTCCCTGTCTGCATTGCATTGGTTAAACTTATTTTCATTTATTCTTAAAAAACATGAAAAGAACATTTTTAACGGCTTTTGCATTGCTGTCATTATTAAATACTTCAGTAAAAGCTGATGAGATTCCAAATCCTGCCAAAGATACAACGGCAGTGAAACACCTGAATTTATCAGAAGTTAAGATTAACGCATCACGTGTAAATGCAAAAATGAAGGATCTTCCTCAAAAGGTTGAGGTGCTTACGCGAAGAATGATTGAAGCGACTCCTGCAGTTGATATGGGTGAGTTGTTAAAGAAGACTTCAGGTGTTGATATTATTCAATATCCAGGAATTTCTTCAGCTGTTAGTATGAGAGGTTTTGCACCATCTACATCAAACAAATACAATGTGATTTTAATCGATGGAAAACCTGCAGGAACTACCAATATTGCAACAATAGATATGTCGAATGTAGAGCGGGTTGAAATTTTAAAAGGCCCTTTTTCAGCACAATATGGCTCTTCGGCTATGGCCGGAGTAATCAATATTGTTACCAAAGAGAGTACGCAAAGTATTACCGGAAATGCAAGTGTTTCTTACGGAAGCTTCGAAACATATACAGGTAGTTTAAATGCCGGTGGTGCTTTATCTGAATCTATGGATTTTGATGTGAGCTGCAATTACCAAAAACAAGGAAAGGATTATAAAATTGGGAAAAATAATATTTATGATAAGGATTATGCAGAAACCATATTAGATCCAACTACCTACGGTGAGAAAATGGAGCACTCGCAATTCGAAAGACAGAATGCAAGTGCACGTTTAGGTTTTATTTTAGATGAGAACTGGAAAATCAATATACATCAGTCGGTGTTTATTGCCAATGATGTTGAAACACCAGGTTCTTTTTGGCATGTGAATGGTATGAATTCAAAAGATATGAATAAGTATACAACAAGTGCGGATGTACTGGGAAAAATAGGAAATCATAAGCTTAGTTTATCACCTTTTCATACAAAAGAGGAATCAACTACATTCAATTCTAAATATGGAGATACAGAAAATATTCATAAAAATTACGGTTTTATTCTTCAGGATGCTTTTAAAGTAGGAGAGCACTCTTTTGCTTTTGGTATTGATAATAAAAATGATGTTTCTGAAAGTAATAAATGGAATACTTTGGGTGATATTACAGCCCCTTCTACTCCAAAATATAAAAATGTATCGACTGGTATTTTTGGTCAGGTAAATACAAATACTTTAGATGGAAAATTGAATATTGCCATAGGAGCGAGATATGATTTGGTGAAATTGAAATTGGAAGCAGACGATTTATTAGGAAATGAAGCAAGTTCAGAGGAATACAACGTGTTTACGCAAAATGTGGGGGTAAAATATGAATTTCTTGAAGGGTTAGCGGTTCATTCAAGTTGGGGAAATGCATTTTATGCTCCTGATGCTTTTCAAAAGGCAGGAATGTATACCACTGCATATGGAATCACAAAGGGAAATCCAAATTTGAAGGATGAGCAAAGTAATACTTTTGATGTTGGATTTGAATATAAGAATTTTGGGAAAGGATTTAATTTCGATTTTACTTATTTTAAAACACATCATAATAACATGATCGTTAGTTATTCTGTAGACCCGGATGGCACAGCCTGCAATGGTGATGAGTATAAAACATACAAAAATGCCAATTTTGCCGATATGGATGGAATTGAAATTGAATCATCATTTGATTTCGGCGCATTGGCAGATTACAATTATTCCTTGAAACTATATGCAAATTATACTCATATCATTGATGCGATAGTAACTCAGCGAGTGAAACAAACTGATGGAACTTATAAAAATGAAGAAAGTCAGATGAGATATGTTCGCGATAATAATGCCAATTTCGGTATCGAATTCGATAATTTAAATGGACTCTCTACTCGTTTAAATGCGCGTTATATTGGTCATAGATATGAAGATAATTGGTATACATATTATCCAATTCGTACTAATGTTACTGAAAAAGTTCTTCGTCACCCTGTTTCAATGGTATTTGATTATTCAGCAAGCTATACAATTAAAGAAAAATATACCATTGGTTTGTCGGTATCTAACTTATTGGATGAAAACTATACCGAAAAAGATGGATACAATATGCCGGGTAGGGCAATAACTGCTAAGTTCGGTTATAAATTCTAAAGGATAACTTGTAAGCTTACACGTATCGTTTTCCAATAATAAAATGATCTATGTAAGCTTACATGGCACATTATCAGAAAAAGAAATGGTGTTTGTTTCCTTACAAAGCATACTTTCGAAAAAAGAAATAGCAATTGTAAGCTTGCATGCTATACTTTCTAAAAAGAAAATGGTAATTGCAACCTTACACAGTATACTTTTAAAAAGAAAAGTGGTAGTTGTAAGCTTACACGGTATACTTTTTAAAAAGGAAATGGTAATTGTAAGCTTACAAAGCATACTTTTAAAAAAACAGATATATTTTGGGACTAATATTGTCAAATTTGCTTGGTGAAAATTACACCGAAAAAGATGGTTATAATATGTATGGTCGATTGATAACAGTCAAATTTGCTTATCGATTCTAAAACAATTTTTATTCAGTATAAAAGGGGTGTTCCAGTTTTGGAATGTCCCTTTTTTTATTATTTACCGGTTATTAGTGGTTGATTTGCAATGTGTTTTATAATATTTTATAAATAAGAGATTCCTAAATCTGATTTTGATTTTTTTTATACATTTGCAATGCAATTGGTTCTCATATATCTGAATTAATCAGATAGAGATGAAAAGGGAATCCGGTTAAAGTCCGGAACTGTTCCCGTAGCTGTAAGCTCAGAAAAATGCTTTTTCACCACAATGCCACTGTTCCGATACCTCGGGATGGGAAGGCCGAAAAAGTTGAGTAAGTCAGAAGACCTGCCAATGCAAACTTAATTTTCAAAACATTCGGAGAAGATGTTTGGAAGACGATTGAATCATCTATTTCTTTTGTTCTGTCCTTGTGTTTTCTTCTTTATCAAATTATAAGATGAAGTTGAAATTTTTATTTACAGTAATTGTAAGCTTTTTGAGTTTCGGTGTTTGGTCGCAAACCTTAGGTGTGGATACCATCCAGATTGAATCCATTGATATTGTGGCGCCAAGACTTCAACATTTTTCTTCCACCGAAAAAACTGTGCAAATTGATTCTATTCTTATCCAGAGGTACGATGGAAAGGATTTGTCGAGCTTACTTCAGAAAACATCTTTGGTAAATATTTCTTCAAATGGTGCGTTTGGGGCTCTTGCTACGGCTGGGATGCGGGGTGCATCAGGAACACATACATCTGTGAATTGGAATGGGATTCCTGTTAATTCATTAACAACAGGTTCGGCAGATTTATCTTTAATAAATGCGGGTTCTTTTGATCAAGTTCAGGTGATTTACGGTGCCGTAGGATCTTTATATGGTTCTGGAACATTGGGTGGTGCTATTGAATTGTCAAATAAACCCGATTGGAAGAAAAAGTCGGAAATAGGATTGAGTTCTGAAATAGGCAG is a genomic window containing:
- a CDS encoding TonB-dependent receptor domain-containing protein; translated protein: MKRTFLTAFALLSLLNTSVKADEIPNPAKDTTAVKHLNLSEVKINASRVNAKMKDLPQKVEVLTRRMIEATPAVDMGELLKKTSGVDIIQYPGISSAVSMRGFAPSTSNKYNVILIDGKPAGTTNIATIDMSNVERVEILKGPFSAQYGSSAMAGVINIVTKESTQSITGNASVSYGSFETYTGSLNAGGALSESMDFDVSCNYQKQGKDYKIGKNNIYDKDYAETILDPTTYGEKMEHSQFERQNASARLGFILDENWKINIHQSVFIANDVETPGSFWHVNGMNSKDMNKYTTSADVLGKIGNHKLSLSPFHTKEESTTFNSKYGDTENIHKNYGFILQDAFKVGEHSFAFGIDNKNDVSESNKWNTLGDITAPSTPKYKNVSTGIFGQVNTNTLDGKLNIAIGARYDLVKLKLEADDLLGNEASSEEYNVFTQNVGVKYEFLEGLAVHSSWGNAFYAPDAFQKAGMYTTAYGITKGNPNLKDEQSNTFDVGFEYKNFGKGFNFDFTYFKTHHNNMIVSYSVDPDGTACNGDEYKTYKNANFADMDGIEIESSFDFGALADYNYSLKLYANYTHIIDAIVTQRVKQTDGTYKNEESQMRYVRDNNANFGIEFDNLNGLSTRLNARYIGHRYEDNWYTYYPIRTNVTEKVLRHPVSMVFDYSASYTIKEKYTIGLSVSNLLDENYTEKDGYNMPGRAITAKFGYKF
- a CDS encoding iron ABC transporter permease; amino-acid sequence: MLLNKNGRLFSLVFGILFLLICGVFLLDLIYGSVNIPFKKVFAILYGADVKNSWNYIILNFRLPKALTAIFVGAGLSVTGLMMQTLFRNPLAGPYVLGISSGASLGVALMVMASALMPVAFGVISAFLGSWALVVAAVLGASLVFMLVALASLKISDSVSLLIIGIMFGSITGAVVNILQYFSDPEQIQSFIIWTFGSLAGVTWTEMKVMVPIVFSGLIIAFFLIKPLDALLLGENYARGVGISVNKTRIAVIISTALIAGTLTAFTGPIAFVGVAVPHIARSIFRTASHKVLMPAVILIGAAIMLACDIISQIPGNQNTLPINSVTALFGGPVVIWVIMRSRNVKASFAG
- a CDS encoding ABC transporter ATP-binding protein; translation: MSEIKEVQKDILVTQDLSIGYKQGKKEQLCLLSDINLTIRRGEMVCLLGPNGAGKSTLMRTIAGIQSPLAGYTLVEGIPIRDRNFKEIAQLLSIVLTERINVGNLTVYHIVSLGRHPYTSWMGRLSEEDNDKIKWALEQVGLLHYADHFINQLSDGERQRVMIAKALAQDTPLIMLDEPTAHLDLPNRVDIMRLLHRLARETNKAILLSTHELDLALQAADVIWLMARGQTIKVGAPEDLVLNGSIEETFHNKSFIFDRKTGNFIMNYQKKQIIQLLGNDVMGFWTQRALSREGYQVTCEEVGNCSVKLIEDSMEWEIHNNGETRKCQSIQDLLAYLRTSFSVD
- a CDS encoding ABC transporter substrate-binding protein translates to MIQRLALVLCMSCLYACNPSKTRLKNVVSDVEINNGYEFTSSILYAKGFTIEKKENYKKISVYNPWKENAVLREYALIPRNESIPDNLPDNLIVVKVPVNSVCTFSNTHIGSIVTLGLEDKLLGMTRAEKVYNKSISEKVTSGEISNLGGAHNKNIDFEKMIDLAPELVILSALNGMKADEGQMEELGFKLAYSLNWMEETPLGRAEWLKFTAAFFNKEKMADSLFKQIEINYKQLKAKVVSLKTKPNVLLGWSYKGIWYVPGGKNYMVSYLRDAGANYFLFSDSSRGNIPMSVESVLDQCSQADIWIYPGTTKSLADIENNGEIFTQFAAYQNKEIYNIYKRSNSNGGSDWWETGSLRPDLVLKDFIKVLHPDLLAQDTTYYINKLN